From Chryseobacterium gallinarum, one genomic window encodes:
- a CDS encoding tetratricopeptide repeat protein — protein sequence MKCILLSIVAIILVSCNQRSKKEFRENFDTSLLKQNEKFRLEGEYDSLVNLNKRYYKQADKANYEEGKALCYINLAEVNISLENYQKSQILFDNAKEILNHSENAIHKARFYNVYGRFNMELRRVDKAFEYNKEAMRWIRQSENSELKKNILFNIYLREATYLMQKKQPQKALEYFQKARRLDDTGLAACAISDYIYMNKKMDSAKKYVMQAYYNTKAKGKKDGIALYTSTILGEYYIADKQYDKAEQALMEALEIDDKTKRIYAYYTKYIYNDLRTLYEQKGDKEKAYFYLKAYTEAKNKTNTALLKTINQDMESFIAGAKEDSEKHKNKMQWVVFLSLAVFALSGTYAWRIISSLRKRKRDLKIEAEKLRNRMDSKKQEEIIELARKNDPEFLTRFREIYPEFIDKLLMINPDLENSELTFCAMLKLHFTSKEIASYTLVQHRTVQQKKYRIRKRLNIPTETDTYHFFDGLN from the coding sequence ATGAAGTGTATTTTACTTTCTATTGTAGCCATTATCCTGGTTTCCTGTAATCAGCGGTCAAAGAAAGAATTCAGAGAAAACTTTGATACTTCACTGCTTAAACAGAATGAAAAGTTTAGGCTTGAAGGTGAGTATGATTCTTTGGTTAACCTTAATAAAAGATATTACAAACAAGCTGATAAAGCCAATTATGAAGAAGGAAAAGCTTTGTGTTATATTAACCTGGCCGAAGTGAATATTTCCCTGGAAAACTATCAGAAATCCCAGATTCTTTTTGATAATGCAAAGGAGATTTTAAATCATTCTGAAAATGCTATTCATAAAGCCAGATTTTATAATGTCTACGGCCGGTTTAATATGGAACTGCGGAGGGTAGATAAAGCATTTGAATACAATAAAGAAGCTATGCGCTGGATCCGGCAAAGTGAAAATTCCGAGTTGAAAAAGAATATTCTTTTTAATATTTATCTCAGGGAGGCTACCTATCTCATGCAGAAGAAGCAGCCTCAAAAGGCGCTGGAATATTTTCAAAAAGCCAGAAGATTAGATGATACAGGATTGGCTGCCTGTGCCATAAGTGATTATATCTATATGAATAAAAAGATGGACTCTGCCAAAAAATATGTTATGCAGGCTTATTATAACACCAAAGCAAAAGGTAAAAAGGATGGCATAGCACTATATACCAGTACCATCCTGGGAGAATATTATATTGCGGACAAACAATATGATAAGGCCGAACAGGCTCTTATGGAGGCACTGGAAATAGATGATAAAACAAAGCGTATTTATGCATATTACACCAAGTATATCTATAATGATCTCAGAACATTGTATGAACAGAAAGGAGATAAGGAAAAGGCCTACTTTTATTTGAAAGCTTATACGGAAGCAAAAAATAAAACAAACACCGCTTTATTAAAAACAATTAATCAGGATATGGAGTCATTTATTGCAGGAGCAAAAGAAGATTCTGAGAAGCATAAAAATAAAATGCAATGGGTTGTTTTTTTATCACTTGCTGTTTTTGCTTTATCGGGAACATATGCATGGAGGATTATAAGCTCATTAAGGAAGAGAAAACGGGATCTTAAAATAGAGGCAGAAAAATTAAGAAACCGTATGGATAGTAAAAAACAGGAAGAAATTATAGAGTTGGCGAGGAAAAATGATCCTGAGTTCCTGACCCGCTTTAGAGAAATATATCCGGAATTTATAGACAAACTTTTGATGATTAACCCTGATCTCGAAAATTCTGAACTCACTTTTTGTGCCATGCTTAAATTGCATTTTACATCCAAGGAAATTGCAAGCTATACCCTTGTGCAGCATAGAACGGTTCAGCAAAAAAAGTACAGAATCCGGAAAAGGCTAAACATACCCACAGAAACAGATACCTATCATTTTTTTGATGGTTTAAACTGA
- a CDS encoding reprolysin-like metallopeptidase produces MRKNVLLISALMAGLTVTYGQKWESVSQKSSQIRKDVEVQQTYRVDLTSLREILKNAVETGKGAASVVISLPTAEGKIEKFAVYSNPVMDQSLVDRYQLGSYVGVGIDDPSKYLRFSTSPTDMQSMIIKDGIFQFIEPITTDRQIYGVFYKAREDGEHGFKCETGEHNFKDISKLVENGKKMLSGVGITSRPTNTKYRNFRMALSVTGEYSQYQLTAAGTPGNAPDDVKKGVVLAAMNNTMTRINGVFERDFGAHLTVQNFPQIIYLDPATDPYTDDLNTELQQTLTSGIGNANYDIGHVLNQNAERSGNAGGIGIVCIDPANDTDLQKGSAFTQGPIPTGEVFDFTAAHEMGHQLGANHTFSNTSATDAVQGANVEPGGGTTIMGYAGITYDNVQANADGYFHYKSIDQVLTNLENKTNCGTSQNIDNNTAPVINPLASYNIPKGTAYYLEASAVDAENDPVNYTWEQNDSTDGLSTISGDSGLGYNPKGALTRSVPGTANGRRYFPKLETVMNGMLTNKQGWETVSYIPRILNYAVTVRDQNPQRPMVSSATTSVTVGNDGPFKFNGLTPSSVLYNDTMNTIYWDVANTNNAPYNVANVKIDYTTDNGMTWTDLIASTPNTGSYNVQMPGNVNGAVKLRISAVGNIFYAVSPAVTVGTAPTSTTSAPTGISTIDTEVFKTTARVSWNSVPGATYSINYRKSGTVNWSNIVSQANSVVLNNLEDETNYEVQVATVVNSVVGNFSDNYAFKTKGLKTGVDYCLLNSGSPYFAGIVAVTVANVTYQNVVARSYIDLSEDASKVVNLVQGSSYTLKPTIVNLLAGANENVSVWIDYNRNGVFEATERVSSLSGTAPGGLVNFGSHNFTVPATSYSGDKLLRMRIVGKFSSSALTNACGEISSQAGGVLDLPVRISGSSTLGTKEIKNTTSEVSIYPNPADTFVEVKNLKGKADYKIYNAEGRLVQEGRIDGQRINVASLVKGMYVISIKDDQNTYYNTKLIKK; encoded by the coding sequence ATGAGAAAAAATGTTTTACTGATTAGTGCACTGATGGCAGGATTAACAGTGACATACGGACAGAAATGGGAATCTGTCTCACAAAAAAGTTCCCAGATCAGAAAAGATGTTGAAGTGCAGCAGACTTACAGAGTCGATCTGACATCCCTTCGGGAAATTCTGAAAAATGCAGTAGAAACAGGAAAAGGGGCTGCCTCTGTTGTTATTTCATTACCTACAGCAGAAGGGAAAATTGAAAAATTTGCCGTATACAGCAATCCCGTTATGGATCAATCTCTGGTAGACCGTTACCAGCTGGGTTCATATGTGGGAGTGGGAATTGATGATCCCTCAAAATACCTGAGATTCAGCACTTCTCCAACGGATATGCAATCTATGATTATTAAAGATGGTATATTCCAGTTTATTGAGCCAATTACTACCGATAGACAAATTTATGGTGTGTTTTATAAGGCTCGGGAAGACGGAGAACATGGTTTTAAATGTGAAACGGGAGAACATAATTTTAAAGATATCAGTAAGCTGGTTGAAAATGGTAAAAAGATGCTTTCCGGAGTGGGAATTACCAGCAGGCCAACCAATACAAAATACAGAAATTTTAGAATGGCATTGTCTGTTACAGGAGAATATAGCCAATATCAGCTCACGGCAGCAGGAACTCCGGGTAATGCTCCTGATGATGTGAAAAAAGGGGTGGTTCTGGCAGCAATGAACAATACGATGACGAGGATAAACGGAGTTTTTGAGCGGGACTTTGGCGCTCATTTAACAGTTCAAAATTTCCCGCAAATCATATATCTTGATCCTGCAACAGACCCTTATACTGATGATTTGAATACTGAATTACAACAGACCCTCACTTCTGGAATTGGAAACGCCAATTATGATATCGGGCATGTTCTTAATCAAAATGCTGAAAGAAGCGGAAATGCAGGAGGAATCGGTATAGTCTGTATAGATCCTGCAAATGATACCGATTTACAAAAAGGTTCAGCCTTTACACAAGGGCCAATACCTACAGGAGAAGTTTTTGACTTTACTGCAGCCCATGAAATGGGACATCAATTGGGTGCGAATCATACGTTTTCAAACACATCTGCTACAGATGCCGTGCAGGGAGCTAATGTAGAACCCGGAGGAGGAACGACTATTATGGGGTATGCAGGGATTACCTACGATAATGTACAGGCTAATGCAGATGGTTATTTTCATTATAAATCAATAGATCAGGTTTTGACTAATCTGGAAAATAAAACTAATTGCGGAACATCCCAAAATATTGACAATAATACAGCTCCTGTAATCAATCCGCTGGCATCATATAATATTCCTAAGGGAACAGCTTACTATCTTGAAGCTTCTGCTGTAGATGCAGAAAATGATCCTGTGAATTATACCTGGGAGCAGAATGATAGTACAGATGGACTTTCTACTATTTCAGGGGATAGCGGATTAGGGTATAATCCCAAAGGAGCCCTGACAAGATCAGTTCCTGGTACCGCTAACGGAAGAAGATATTTCCCTAAACTGGAGACCGTGATGAATGGAATGCTAACCAACAAGCAGGGATGGGAAACTGTATCTTACATCCCCCGGATATTAAATTATGCGGTAACAGTAAGAGATCAGAATCCGCAACGACCAATGGTTTCAAGCGCTACAACCTCCGTTACAGTGGGAAATGACGGACCTTTTAAGTTTAACGGACTTACTCCTTCTTCAGTGCTGTACAATGATACAATGAATACCATTTATTGGGATGTTGCCAATACTAATAATGCGCCGTATAACGTAGCGAATGTAAAAATAGACTATACTACAGATAACGGCATGACCTGGACAGATCTGATTGCGTCCACACCTAATACCGGCAGCTATAATGTACAAATGCCTGGTAATGTAAACGGTGCTGTAAAGCTAAGAATATCAGCCGTAGGTAATATATTTTACGCAGTTTCTCCTGCCGTTACTGTAGGAACAGCTCCTACATCAACAACCTCAGCGCCTACAGGTATTTCCACAATAGATACTGAAGTTTTCAAAACAACAGCAAGAGTATCCTGGAATAGTGTTCCAGGAGCTACTTACTCCATTAATTATAGAAAATCAGGAACCGTAAACTGGTCTAATATTGTAAGCCAGGCAAACTCAGTGGTTTTGAATAACCTGGAGGATGAAACAAACTATGAGGTACAGGTTGCCACGGTAGTTAATTCTGTTGTTGGAAATTTTTCTGACAATTATGCGTTTAAAACAAAAGGATTGAAAACCGGAGTTGATTACTGCCTGTTGAATTCAGGGTCACCGTATTTTGCAGGAATTGTAGCGGTTACGGTAGCGAATGTAACCTATCAGAATGTTGTCGCAAGATCATATATAGATCTAAGTGAAGATGCTTCCAAAGTAGTTAATCTTGTCCAGGGTAGTTCATATACATTGAAACCTACAATTGTGAATTTGCTTGCAGGAGCAAATGAAAATGTTTCTGTGTGGATTGATTATAACAGAAATGGAGTATTTGAAGCTACAGAAAGGGTCAGCAGCTTGTCCGGAACAGCTCCGGGAGGACTTGTTAATTTTGGGAGTCATAATTTTACCGTTCCGGCAACGTCCTATTCCGGAGATAAATTGTTAAGAATGAGAATAGTAGGGAAGTTTTCGTCATCAGCTCTAACGAATGCCTGCGGTGAAATCAGTAGCCAGGCGGGAGGTGTTTTGGATCTTCCTGTAAGGATTTCAGGTAGCAGTACTCTGGGAACAAAAGAAATAAAAAATACAACATCTGAAGTTTCCATTTATCCTAACCCTGCAGATACTTTTGTGGAAGTGAAGAATCTGAAAGGAAAAGCAGACTATAAGATTTACAATGCAGAAGGCAGGCTGGTGCAGGAAGGCAGAATTGACGGACAAAGAATCAATGTGGCTTCATTGGTGAAAGGAATGTATGTGATTTCTATAAAAGACGATCAGAACACTTATTATAATACTAAACTGATTAAAAAATAA
- a CDS encoding NADP-dependent oxidoreductase has product MKAIVLERFGGPEHLMIKEIEQPVIKSNEVLVKVKAISINPVDAKVRSRKAPLAEDLMQYDPLILGWDLSGVVAETGNEVTGFQVGDEVFGMVNFPGHGKAYAEYVAVPAEQLVGKPDNITHVEAAASTLAALTAWQAFDSYGKLRPDDKVLIHAASGGVGHFAVQIAKHIGAYVIATSSSANRDFLLGLGADQHIDYKNIHFEEVLCDIDFVLEAIGGDNFQKSVKVLKPFGSIVTLPSGYTQEDERLAREKNLHACYFMAVYSSGRDMEQIAALLEKGIIKPYVSHVFNFEDMAKAHQQIETGRTIGKVVVEL; this is encoded by the coding sequence ATGAAGGCTATAGTATTAGAGAGATTTGGTGGACCAGAGCATTTGATGATTAAAGAAATTGAACAACCTGTTATAAAAAGTAATGAAGTCCTGGTTAAGGTAAAAGCCATCAGCATCAATCCTGTAGATGCTAAGGTTCGTAGCAGGAAGGCTCCTCTGGCTGAGGATTTGATGCAGTATGATCCATTAATTTTAGGTTGGGATCTTTCCGGAGTAGTTGCAGAGACAGGAAATGAAGTCACCGGGTTTCAGGTAGGTGATGAGGTATTTGGGATGGTTAATTTTCCTGGTCATGGTAAAGCTTATGCAGAATATGTAGCGGTTCCGGCAGAACAATTGGTGGGTAAACCTGATAATATTACCCATGTTGAAGCTGCGGCGAGCACTTTAGCCGCTCTTACAGCCTGGCAGGCATTTGACAGTTATGGTAAGCTGAGACCTGATGATAAAGTGCTTATCCATGCAGCATCGGGTGGGGTAGGTCATTTTGCCGTACAAATAGCAAAACATATAGGTGCCTATGTTATAGCTACCTCTTCATCCGCTAACAGGGATTTTCTATTAGGATTAGGAGCAGATCAGCATATTGATTATAAGAATATTCATTTTGAAGAAGTTCTGTGTGATATCGATTTTGTACTGGAAGCGATCGGAGGTGATAATTTTCAGAAATCGGTTAAAGTTTTAAAGCCCTTTGGATCTATTGTCACGTTGCCATCCGGATATACCCAGGAAGACGAAAGACTGGCCCGTGAAAAGAATTTGCATGCCTGTTACTTTATGGCTGTTTATTCCAGTGGAAGGGATATGGAGCAGATTGCTGCGTTACTGGAAAAAGGAATTATAAAACCCTACGTTTCCCATGTATTTAATTTTGAAGATATGGCAAAAGCCCATCAGCAGATTGAAACGGGACGTACCATAGGAAAAGTGGTTGTAGAACTATAA
- a CDS encoding ketopantoate reductase family protein, translating into MDKKHIVVVGLGGVGGYFGFKINKTNEISGKYKVSFVARGETYEKVKENGLILLSPEHSDHHTYPDAIEQNISDIKAPDLVLICVKEYDLENVCRQLVEIINKDTVLLPMMNGADIYERMRTIIPDHTILPACIYVASHIKERGMVEHKGKPGKMIVGRDPEHFSMNIDWVIDLLKESKIDLEFKDNSLTDIWTKFFFIASFGLVTAKYNSSIGTVCSDEQQKQEATEIMKEMKKIADKKGILLQPDIIDSTFEKAAAFPFDTPTSLQLDIHSGKKENELELFAGAILKSGKELDIETPFTWKIYNEIISG; encoded by the coding sequence ATGGATAAAAAACATATTGTTGTTGTAGGATTAGGAGGTGTAGGCGGCTATTTTGGTTTTAAAATTAACAAAACAAACGAAATTTCAGGGAAATACAAGGTATCTTTTGTTGCAAGAGGAGAAACGTATGAGAAAGTAAAAGAAAACGGGCTGATCTTACTTTCCCCTGAGCATTCTGATCATCATACTTATCCTGATGCTATTGAGCAAAACATCAGCGATATAAAAGCCCCTGACCTGGTTCTGATCTGTGTAAAGGAATATGATCTTGAAAATGTATGCAGACAACTTGTGGAAATCATTAATAAAGATACGGTATTGCTTCCTATGATGAATGGGGCAGACATCTACGAGAGAATGCGGACTATTATTCCAGATCATACCATTCTGCCTGCCTGTATCTATGTAGCTTCCCATATTAAGGAAAGAGGTATGGTAGAGCATAAAGGGAAACCGGGAAAGATGATTGTGGGAAGAGATCCTGAACATTTTTCAATGAATATAGACTGGGTGATTGATTTGTTGAAGGAAAGTAAAATAGATCTTGAATTTAAAGATAATTCTCTGACGGATATCTGGACTAAATTTTTCTTTATCGCCAGCTTTGGATTGGTGACAGCAAAATATAATTCATCGATCGGAACAGTGTGTTCTGACGAACAACAGAAGCAGGAAGCTACTGAAATCATGAAAGAAATGAAAAAGATTGCAGACAAGAAAGGCATTCTTTTACAGCCAGATATCATTGATTCAACTTTTGAAAAAGCAGCTGCATTTCCTTTTGACACTCCTACATCTTTACAGTTGGATATCCATTCCGGCAAAAAAGAAAACGAACTGGAATTATTTGCAGGAGCCATTTTAAAATCCGGAAAAGAATTGGATATAGAGACTCCTTTTACCTGGAAAATATATAACGAGATTATATCAGGATAG
- a CDS encoding 4Fe-4S dicluster domain-containing protein: protein MAIKITDDCINCGACEPECPNSAIYEGAIDWRWQDKTRLSGKVIFPDGTEADADAFNQAVSDEVYYIVSGKCTECKGFHEEPQCKAVCPVDCCIDDPDHRESEEVLLERQKFMHGA from the coding sequence ATGGCTATAAAAATAACTGATGACTGTATCAACTGCGGGGCCTGCGAACCTGAATGTCCCAACTCAGCCATTTACGAAGGCGCTATCGACTGGAGATGGCAGGATAAAACCCGGCTTTCCGGAAAGGTAATCTTTCCGGATGGTACTGAGGCAGATGCCGATGCTTTCAACCAGGCTGTTTCAGATGAAGTTTATTATATTGTTTCAGGAAAATGTACAGAATGCAAGGGCTTTCACGAAGAACCACAGTGCAAAGCCGTTTGCCCTGTGGACTGCTGTATTGATGATCCTGACCATCGTGAATCGGAAGAAGTATTACTGGAAAGACAAAAGTTTATGCATGGAGCGTAA
- a CDS encoding NADPH-dependent FMN reductase has protein sequence MKAIIFNGSSERKAESASGLISGYFVEQLKSLGIHTDIFNLADSGIPLFDMSLAETPLAVERMAQRFLDADLHFWLAPLYHGSIPGVMKNCLDWLEITANRYEPYLTDKTVGLVCWAEGLQAMQGINTMDAIAKSLRAWPLPFSVPIIRSSLFHNDNRTMISDFYSEKFDKLISIAATKKIEK, from the coding sequence ATGAAAGCAATTATATTTAACGGATCATCAGAGAGAAAGGCAGAATCTGCTTCGGGGCTTATTTCCGGTTATTTTGTAGAACAGCTTAAAAGCCTGGGAATTCATACTGATATTTTTAATCTTGCTGATTCAGGGATTCCTTTATTTGATATGTCCCTTGCTGAAACACCCTTGGCTGTAGAGCGTATGGCTCAACGTTTTTTGGATGCCGATCTCCATTTCTGGCTGGCCCCGCTTTACCACGGAAGCATTCCGGGGGTGATGAAAAACTGCCTGGACTGGCTTGAAATAACGGCCAACAGATATGAGCCTTATTTAACTGATAAAACGGTGGGCCTGGTATGCTGGGCAGAAGGGTTACAGGCAATGCAGGGAATCAATACCATGGACGCCATTGCCAAATCATTACGCGCATGGCCTCTTCCCTTCAGCGTTCCTATTATAAGATCCTCTTTGTTTCATAATGATAACAGAACAATGATATCAGATTTTTACTCAGAAAAATTTGATAAGCTTATCAGCATTGCAGCCACTAAAAAGATTGAAAAATAA
- a CDS encoding DUF2480 family protein gives MNQEIFMNKAEASGIIALDLLDYKPTTEIIELDIRDFLFMGMIVKEKEFKESIARVDFSVYNGKAVGITCSTDAIIPPWVYMFLMEKLSPYAVYVDLNNAETILLDLWKRRLIYADLKHYKNQKVVVRAHSDHHPALYLTAAELLTPMVKSLMYGEIGLPKVIFKQKNKNESNYI, from the coding sequence ATGAATCAGGAAATCTTTATGAATAAAGCGGAAGCATCAGGCATTATTGCTCTTGATCTGTTGGATTATAAACCTACTACAGAAATTATAGAACTGGACATCAGAGATTTTCTTTTTATGGGAATGATTGTCAAGGAAAAAGAGTTTAAAGAATCCATTGCCCGGGTTGATTTTTCTGTGTACAACGGAAAAGCAGTGGGAATCACCTGCTCTACTGATGCTATCATTCCACCCTGGGTTTATATGTTTCTTATGGAAAAATTATCCCCATATGCTGTATACGTAGATCTCAACAATGCAGAGACCATTTTGCTGGATCTTTGGAAACGCCGTCTCATCTATGCCGATCTTAAACATTATAAAAATCAAAAAGTTGTGGTCAGGGCCCATTCAGATCATCATCCTGCGCTTTACCTTACAGCAGCAGAACTTCTGACACCCATGGTTAAAAGTCTTATGTATGGCGAAATAGGTCTACCCAAAGTAATTTTCAAACAAAAAAACAAAAATGAAAGCAATTATATTTAA
- a CDS encoding superoxide dismutase, with protein sequence MKLFTLPQLPYAYDALIPFIDTETMTIHHQRHHQAYVDNLNAALSQTNEVDPDLDSLLQRISEYSPAVRNNGGGHYNHSLFWEILSPQPKLSPEGELGEAITTTFGSLENLKAEMKKAGLAQFGSGWVWLFVKFNGSLAISSTPNQDNPMMDVLQVNRGFPILGIDVWEHAYYLNYQNKRADYLDAFWSVLDWSAVERKYEEALLKVR encoded by the coding sequence ATGAAACTATTTACATTACCTCAGCTTCCTTATGCTTATGATGCTCTTATTCCATTTATTGATACGGAAACGATGACCATTCACCATCAGCGCCATCATCAGGCTTATGTGGATAATCTGAATGCTGCTTTATCACAAACCAATGAAGTTGATCCGGATCTGGATTCCCTTTTACAGCGGATAAGCGAGTATAGTCCGGCTGTAAGAAATAATGGCGGAGGTCACTACAACCATTCTCTATTCTGGGAAATTCTTTCGCCACAGCCTAAACTCAGTCCTGAAGGTGAACTTGGTGAAGCTATAACTACAACTTTTGGCAGCCTGGAAAACCTTAAAGCTGAAATGAAGAAAGCAGGGCTTGCTCAATTTGGTTCCGGATGGGTCTGGCTGTTCGTAAAGTTCAACGGTTCTCTGGCAATAAGTTCTACCCCTAACCAGGATAATCCTATGATGGATGTCCTGCAGGTAAACAGAGGTTTTCCTATCCTTGGAATAGATGTATGGGAACATGCCTATTATTTAAACTACCAGAATAAAAGAGCAGATTATCTGGATGCTTTCTGGTCTGTATTAGACTGGTCTGCCGTCGAAAGAAAATATGAGGAAGCCCTTTTAAAAGTAAGATAA
- a CDS encoding helix-turn-helix transcriptional regulator — translation MKKPAADRILMFLKMRGEATSLLIAEELSITKEGARKHLLNLAQEGLIESTVKNEGVGRPSTYYILTPKGLSQFPDTHAEVTVQLLRSVKNLLGENALDLLISDREKNTHERYEIVLSRANSLEERLNALAEIRSREGYMAEWKKEGNEYFLIENHCPICAAATECQGFCRAELSNFQSLIGKEYTVERVDHIISGGQRCVYRITP, via the coding sequence ATGAAGAAACCGGCTGCAGACCGCATTTTGATGTTTCTGAAGATGAGAGGAGAAGCCACTTCACTTCTTATCGCTGAAGAGCTGTCCATTACAAAGGAAGGTGCACGAAAGCATTTACTGAATCTTGCTCAGGAAGGTCTGATAGAATCTACTGTAAAAAATGAAGGTGTTGGCCGTCCTTCCACCTATTATATACTTACCCCTAAAGGTCTTTCGCAATTTCCGGATACCCATGCGGAAGTAACGGTTCAGCTTCTCAGGTCTGTCAAAAACCTTTTAGGTGAAAACGCATTGGATCTTCTGATCAGTGACCGGGAAAAGAATACTCATGAACGGTATGAAATAGTACTCTCCCGGGCAAATTCCTTGGAAGAGCGTTTGAATGCCCTTGCTGAAATACGGAGCAGGGAAGGCTATATGGCAGAATGGAAAAAAGAAGGAAATGAATATTTCCTGATAGAAAACCATTGCCCGATATGTGCTGCGGCTACAGAGTGCCAGGGATTCTGCCGTGCAGAATTGTCCAATTTTCAATCGTTGATCGGAAAAGAATATACAGTAGAAAGGGTAGATCATATTATTTCCGGAGGGCAGCGTTGTGTCTATAGAATTACACCGTAG
- a CDS encoding RNA polymerase sigma factor produces the protein MMNLTDSTLLKKIKSGDRPAFMLLYERYWDSLYSFVFVRTKDKEISEELLQNLWIKILENTDTIQTDESESAKGYLIRHLHYRILDYYNSLKKASPTLSIDEFTSPEEVEITDTEYFEILEENEISSLLLMIDKVVSQLPSTEQLVYDMRIRKNMSVNETAEALGISNKTVSNKLSKALGEIREQLSPEYKSSKKLISILVLMEILTKY, from the coding sequence ATGATGAACCTAACAGACTCCACTTTATTAAAGAAAATAAAATCAGGCGACCGTCCTGCATTTATGCTGCTTTATGAACGATATTGGGACTCCCTGTACAGTTTTGTTTTTGTGAGGACCAAAGACAAGGAAATCTCTGAAGAACTGCTTCAAAACCTTTGGATAAAAATTCTGGAAAACACAGATACCATACAAACGGATGAATCGGAAAGCGCTAAAGGCTACCTGATCCGCCATCTTCATTACAGGATCCTGGATTATTACAACAGCCTTAAAAAAGCTTCACCAACATTGAGCATTGATGAATTCACCTCTCCTGAAGAAGTAGAGATAACCGATACCGAATATTTTGAAATTCTCGAAGAAAATGAAATTTCCTCTCTATTACTGATGATCGACAAGGTAGTTTCACAACTTCCTTCCACCGAACAACTGGTGTATGATATGAGGATACGGAAAAATATGTCTGTGAACGAAACAGCAGAAGCACTGGGAATAAGCAATAAAACGGTAAGCAATAAGCTCAGTAAGGCACTTGGGGAAATCCGGGAACAACTCAGTCCTGAATACAAGTCTTCTAAAAAACTTATTTCCATACTGGTGCTGATGGAAATCCTGACAAAATATTAG
- a CDS encoding FecR family protein gives MKRLNNKNIKTFVFRLWEREVSEDKISEKEKETLKHWRLLAEKDLDTHHRRESKERVLSALEHYFAEKPRHIKSLKQSAYRIAAAIVILLTLGSFFTYTIFFKPDVYMAVSGNRTVHLKDGSVVTLLPGAELTVAQSFPASTRVVDLKGDAIFSVAKSKSHPFIVYAEGFSTKVLGTVFKVSQSGKKKSVDLYEGKVAVSTEGVPVSYLKPNQKWTNLGIARTTAIISFAPSETSGKQFPELLSLSFNDVSVKDVITILEGNYSIKIYYPKEIESKKITADFTGGTAAENIESLAFILGMEVQKKENIYTLKK, from the coding sequence ATGAAACGGTTAAACAATAAAAATATCAAAACTTTTGTTTTCAGACTTTGGGAACGGGAGGTTTCGGAAGATAAAATTTCCGAAAAGGAAAAAGAAACTTTAAAACACTGGAGGCTCCTTGCAGAAAAAGATCTGGATACCCATCATAGAAGAGAATCTAAAGAGAGGGTACTATCTGCTCTGGAACATTATTTTGCTGAAAAACCCCGTCATATAAAAAGTTTAAAACAAAGCGCCTACAGAATAGCGGCGGCTATTGTGATACTATTGACATTGGGGAGCTTTTTTACTTATACCATTTTCTTTAAGCCTGATGTTTATATGGCAGTATCCGGAAACCGGACTGTTCATCTTAAGGACGGATCTGTGGTAACTTTATTACCCGGTGCAGAGCTTACGGTAGCTCAATCATTTCCTGCTTCTACCAGGGTTGTTGATCTGAAAGGTGATGCCATATTCTCCGTTGCAAAATCAAAATCACATCCTTTTATAGTCTATGCTGAAGGCTTCAGTACCAAAGTCCTGGGAACGGTATTTAAGGTTTCACAATCCGGAAAGAAAAAATCCGTGGACCTTTATGAAGGTAAAGTAGCCGTATCTACTGAAGGAGTACCGGTTTCTTACCTGAAACCTAATCAGAAATGGACCAACCTGGGGATTGCCCGCACCACGGCTATTATTTCTTTTGCTCCCTCTGAAACGTCAGGGAAGCAATTTCCCGAACTTTTGTCTTTAAGCTTTAATGATGTTTCTGTAAAAGATGTTATTACCATTCTGGAAGGAAATTACAGCATAAAGATATATTACCCTAAAGAAATTGAAAGTAAAAAGATCACTGCTGACTTCACAGGAGGAACAGCCGCAGAAAATATTGAATCGCTGGCCTTTATATTAGGAATGGAAGTCCAGAAAAAAGAAAACATCTATACTTTGAAAAAATAG